A stretch of Saccharothrix texasensis DNA encodes these proteins:
- a CDS encoding ATP-binding protein has protein sequence MAQHAAAARDDRKVYSKRGRRLPGEQSVPSYTPSISARSIDGHLLRTGQEVYAWYRLAPQRWSFRSDSQRQDLIAAIAGQYAELQGRWMHLRVTNRPYPIRMWAEAHVHNAVRRLPDTPGTLSFDDYMVGEQQQLMGRSMAEKEVYLGVQVQTRNMMDRAVERAAPVLRKVFPDAVDAELVAIESEIDHLDQVIGSAGLEGRPATAEEMAWLMHRSCSLGLPAPRNLPAVPGAPWEPEDLASFTDAADFHQEPYSPTVTVRGRTGSNAGIKRHVAVLTVGLMHGLQIPEQDDPWVQRSDRLPAAVEWSARIYVRRPEEVSGELQRQMSKVRSQVRHYTDEHELDPPQSLARQASRVLEIDDEMTSGFTALGTRVRSWWRLAVSGPTEREALRLAQGLLDLYKPKVAIEHPEAQYAIAREFIPGEPLSSSAYLRRGSVLWAASAVPTATAEVGDRRGILLGETVTATRRPVAWDPWMAQELRDSSGLTAMVAGLGAGKSFLGGGIVYKTLRAGAHWTLLDPSGPLAALCELPELKPYARPINLLNAQAGILNPYRVVAEPQLDHFMDEEDPERAWRRERALAAATRRRLVLDVLSGLLPYEVSRLPQTRIVLLRAVRTVGGRPDAHPGMVFEALRRDASEHHEHAVVVADFLDEMRERMSLLIPEQDLDPYNEARDDRLTVLTMAGLNLPKDGVGREHWTDAEALGVEMLNLAAWLTQRSIYERPKDLRKGVWIDEAFFLSEVPTGRVLMNRFARDSRKWNVRVLLSSQIPADFLKIQGFVTLLDSVFVGRLDDDQAQADALRLLKVPIGAGYEQVVASLGRRPGGVRTNLERDRAPRQFIFGDGAGGVERIRIDFSGPHLEHLRNSLDTTPDAMREGADSTEVEVSSPPQDPFAYAEQYTDEYDDELAADLEVGLADGLGDSAELVDSAHGEGGNRRPGREGGA, from the coding sequence GTGGCCCAGCACGCGGCTGCGGCGCGCGACGACCGCAAGGTCTACAGCAAGCGCGGACGCCGCCTGCCGGGCGAGCAGTCCGTGCCGAGCTACACGCCCTCGATCTCGGCCCGCAGCATCGACGGCCACCTGCTGCGCACCGGCCAGGAGGTCTACGCCTGGTACCGGCTCGCGCCGCAGCGCTGGTCGTTCCGGTCGGACTCGCAGCGCCAGGACCTGATCGCGGCGATCGCGGGCCAGTACGCCGAGCTGCAGGGCCGCTGGATGCACCTGCGCGTGACGAACCGGCCGTACCCGATCCGGATGTGGGCCGAGGCGCACGTGCACAACGCGGTGCGCCGGCTCCCGGACACCCCCGGCACGCTGAGCTTCGACGACTACATGGTCGGCGAGCAGCAGCAGCTGATGGGCCGGTCGATGGCCGAGAAGGAGGTCTACCTCGGCGTCCAGGTGCAGACCCGCAACATGATGGACCGCGCGGTCGAGCGCGCCGCGCCCGTGCTGCGCAAGGTCTTCCCGGACGCGGTGGACGCCGAGCTGGTCGCGATCGAGTCCGAGATCGACCACCTCGACCAGGTGATCGGCTCCGCCGGTCTGGAGGGCCGCCCGGCCACGGCCGAGGAGATGGCCTGGCTGATGCACCGGTCGTGCTCGCTGGGCCTGCCCGCGCCCCGCAACCTGCCCGCCGTGCCCGGCGCGCCGTGGGAGCCGGAGGACCTGGCGTCGTTCACCGACGCGGCGGACTTCCACCAGGAGCCCTACTCGCCGACGGTCACCGTGCGCGGTCGCACGGGGTCGAACGCGGGCATCAAGCGGCACGTCGCGGTGCTCACCGTCGGCTTGATGCACGGCTTGCAGATCCCCGAGCAGGACGACCCGTGGGTGCAGCGCTCGGACCGGCTGCCCGCCGCCGTGGAGTGGTCGGCGCGGATCTACGTTCGGCGTCCCGAAGAAGTCTCCGGCGAGTTGCAGCGGCAGATGAGCAAGGTGCGCTCGCAGGTGCGCCACTACACCGACGAGCACGAGCTGGACCCGCCGCAGTCGCTGGCCCGCCAGGCGTCCCGGGTGCTGGAGATCGACGACGAGATGACGTCGGGCTTCACCGCGCTGGGCACGCGGGTGCGCAGCTGGTGGCGGCTCGCGGTGTCCGGGCCGACCGAGCGCGAGGCGCTGCGGCTGGCGCAGGGCCTGCTGGACCTCTACAAGCCGAAGGTGGCCATCGAGCACCCCGAGGCGCAGTACGCGATCGCGCGGGAGTTCATCCCGGGCGAGCCGCTGTCGTCGTCGGCGTACCTGCGGCGCGGCTCGGTGCTGTGGGCGGCGTCGGCCGTGCCCACCGCCACGGCCGAGGTGGGTGACCGGCGCGGCATCCTGCTGGGCGAGACGGTGACCGCGACCCGCCGCCCGGTGGCGTGGGACCCGTGGATGGCGCAGGAGCTGCGCGACTCGTCCGGCCTGACCGCGATGGTCGCGGGCCTCGGCGCGGGCAAGTCGTTCCTCGGCGGCGGCATCGTCTACAAGACGTTGCGCGCCGGGGCGCACTGGACGCTGCTCGACCCGTCCGGGCCGCTGGCGGCGCTGTGCGAGCTGCCCGAGCTGAAGCCGTACGCCCGGCCGATCAACCTGCTCAACGCGCAGGCGGGCATCCTCAACCCGTACCGGGTGGTGGCCGAGCCGCAGCTCGACCACTTCATGGACGAGGAAGACCCGGAACGGGCGTGGCGGCGGGAACGCGCGCTGGCCGCGGCCACCCGCCGACGGCTGGTGCTGGACGTGCTGTCCGGTCTGCTGCCGTACGAGGTGTCCCGGTTGCCGCAGACCCGGATCGTGCTGCTGCGCGCGGTCCGCACGGTCGGCGGCCGGCCCGACGCGCACCCCGGCATGGTGTTCGAGGCGTTGCGGCGCGACGCGAGCGAGCACCACGAGCACGCCGTCGTCGTCGCCGACTTCCTCGACGAGATGCGGGAGCGCATGTCGCTGCTCATCCCGGAGCAGGACCTCGACCCGTACAACGAGGCGCGCGACGACCGGCTGACCGTGCTGACCATGGCGGGCCTGAACCTGCCGAAGGACGGCGTCGGCCGCGAGCACTGGACGGACGCGGAAGCGCTCGGCGTGGAGATGCTGAACCTCGCCGCGTGGCTGACCCAGCGGTCGATCTACGAGCGGCCGAAGGACCTGCGCAAGGGCGTCTGGATCGACGAGGCGTTCTTCCTGTCCGAGGTGCCGACGGGTCGCGTGCTGATGAACCGGTTCGCCCGCGACTCCCGCAAGTGGAACGTCCGCGTGCTGCTGTCGTCGCAGATCCCGGCGGACTTCCTGAAGATCCAGGGCTTCGTCACGCTGCTCGACTCGGTGTTCGTCGGCCGGTTGGACGACGACCAGGCCCAGGCCGACGCGCTGCGCCTGCTCAAGGTGCCGATCGGCGCGGGCTACGAGCAGGTGGTGGCGTCGCTGGGTCGCCGTCCGGGCGGTGTCCGCACCAACCTCGAACGCGACCGCGCGCCGCGCCAGTTCATCTTCGGCGACGGCGCGGGCGGTGTGGAGCGCATCCGCATCGACTTCTCCGGGCCGCACCTGGAGCACCTGCGCAACTCCCTCGACACCACCCCGGACGCCATGCGCGAGGGCGCGGACTCGACCGAGGTGGAGGTCTCCTCCCCGCCGCAGGACCCGTTCGCCTACGCCGAGCAGTACACCGACGAGTACGACGACGAGCTGGCGGCCGACCTGGAGGTCGGCCTGGCCGACGGGTTGGGCGACTCGGCTGAGCTGGTCGACTCGGCGCACGGCGAGGGAGGAAACCGCCGACCGGGCCGGGAAGGCGGCGCATGA